CAATGATGTTCTCTTGAGGATGCTCAATGTAATACCGGTCAACATCTTCTATGCCAAACATACCATCAACCCATTCTATGGTGATTGCATAAAAGTCTTTGGTATATTCGGGTTTGAAATCGACGATCTTAAGTTGTTCTTGCATTTTCTTCTCTGCCAGTATTCTGATTTACTAAGCTGCACCCGGCATACAAAATGCATTGAGTTTATTGCCGTCCAGATCACGGAAATACCCGGCATAAAAATTTTCACCACGTGGACCAGCTGGACCTTCGCAAGTGCCGCCGAGTTCGAGTGCCTTGTTATAAAATGCATCGACTTTTTCAGGACTGTCCAGTGCAATTGCTACCATGGTGCCATTCCCTACACTCGCCGCATTACCATTGTGCGGCTTGATGATACTGATGGCGGGTGCACCGGGCGATATGGCCCATGCGATGAATGTATCATCTTGCATAAAACGACCTGCATTTATTGTACCGAGTAACTCATCATAGAATTTTGCGGCGGCATCAAAATTATTGGTGCCCAAAGTTACATATCCAATCATTGTCGTTCTCCTGTTTAAATAAGACGAGATTAATTTCTCATCAAAGTTTTTATGTACTTCACCGGAGCACTTCCATAACTTAAGAATTCATTATGGAAATCCCGAAGATTGAA
This DNA window, taken from Gammaproteobacteria bacterium, encodes the following:
- a CDS encoding VOC family protein encodes the protein MIGYVTLGTNNFDAAAKFYDELLGTINAGRFMQDDTFIAWAISPGAPAISIIKPHNGNAASVGNGTMVAIALDSPEKVDAFYNKALELGGTCEGPAGPRGENFYAGYFRDLDGNKLNAFCMPGAA